In Rana temporaria chromosome 3, aRanTem1.1, whole genome shotgun sequence, a single window of DNA contains:
- the LOC120931651 gene encoding tubulin alpha-8 chain-like, which yields MRECISIHIGQAGVQMGNACWELYCLEHGIQPDGVVGKDNIAPRDSSFGTFFNETGTGKHVPRAIFVDLEPTVIGEIKNGIYRTLFHPEQLISGKEDAANNYARGHYTVGKEIIDTVLDKMRKMSEQCSGLQGFLIFHSFGGGTGSGFSSLLMERLSVDYGKKSKLEFSIYPAPQVSTAVVEPYNSILTTHTTLEHSDCAFMVDNEAIYDICNRNLNIERPSYTNLNRLIGQIVSSITASLRFDGALNVDLTEFQTNLVPYPRIHFPLVTYSPIISAEKAYHEQLSVPEITNSCFEFSNQMVKCDPRRGKYMACCLLYRGDVVPKDVNAAIAAIKTRRSIQFVDWCPTGFKVGINYQPPTVVPGGDLAKVQRAVCMLSNTTAIAEAWARLDHKFDLMYSKRAFVHWYVGEGMEEGEFSEAREDMAALEKDYEEVGTDSVKEEEDDEEY from the exons ATG aGGGAGTGTATCTCTATACATATTGGCCAAGCAGGTGTTCAGATGGGGAATGCCTGTTGGGAGCTTTACTGTCTAGAGCATGGAATCCAGCCTGACGGAGTCGTTGGTAAAGATAACATTGCTCCAAGAGATTCATCCTTTGGAACATTCTTCAATGAGACTGGAACAGGCAAACATGTTCCACGAGCAATATTTGTTGACCTCGAACCAACTGTAATTG gtgagatcaAAAATGGCATATATCGTACCCTCTTTCATCCCGAACAGCTCATTAGTGGTAAGGAAGATGCAGCGAATAATTATGCCCGAGGTCACTATACTGTTGGAAAGGAGATAATTGATACAGTTTTGGACAAAATGCGTAAAATG AGTGAGCAGTGCTCTGGCCTTCAAGGATTTCTAATTTTCCACAGCTTTGGAGGTGGTACAGGTTCTGGCTTCTCTTCCCTGTTGATGGAGCGTCTTTCAGTGGATTATGGAAAAAAATCTAAGCTGGAATTCTCTATTTATCCTGCTCCACAAGTCTCTACTGCAGTGGTAGAACCATATAATTCTATTTTAACAACCCACACAACTCTGGAGCATTCGGACTGTGCCTTTATGGTAGACAATGAAGCCATCTATGATATTTGCAACCGAAATCTGAACATTGAACGTCCTTCATATACCAACCTAAATCGACTGATAGGACAAATTGTTTCTTCCATTACAGCCTCCTTGAGGTTTGATGGGGCATTGAATGTGGATTTGACTGAGTTCCAGACTAATTTGGTGCCTTATCCTCGTATCCACTTCCCACTGGTCACATATTCCCCCATAATATCAGCAGAGAAGGCTTACCATGAGCAATTGTCAGTACCAGAGATCACAAATTCTTGCTTTGAATTTTCAAATCAGATGGTGAAATGTGATCCTCGACGTGGTAAATATATGGCTTGCTGTCTGTTGTATAGAGGTGATGTGGTGCCAAAAGATGTCAATGCTGCAATAGCTGCAATTAAAACCAGGAGGTCTATCCAGTTTGTAGACTGGTGTCCTACTGGATTTAAGGTGGGAATAAACTACCAGCCTCCTACTGTAGTTCCGGGAGGAGACCTAGCCAAAGTCCAACGGGCCGTCTGTATGCTGAGTAACACTACAGCCATTGCAGAGGCCTGGGCCAGGCTAGATCACAAGTTTGATCTCATGTATTCTAAGAGAGCATTTGTACACTGGTATGTGGGAGAGGGCATGGAGGAAGGAGAGTTCTCTGAAGCAAGGGAAGATATGGCCGCTCTAGAAAAAGATTATGAAGAAGTGGGAACGGACTCTGTTAAAGAGGAGGAAGATGATGAAGAATACTGA